One Merismopedia glauca CCAP 1448/3 genomic window carries:
- a CDS encoding iron uptake porin gives MQNNLKFWLLGIPTILAANLFGINPSFAQSEPASVEPNSNNVLQEVENYTNPDNIGQVTNVSQFSDVEATDWAYEALSRVVEKYGCLQGYPDGTYRGKRALSRYEFAAGLNACLRQIEALIESKGQNYVLKEDFDALQRLVEEFRTELATLGGRVDNLETRTTFLEEHQFSTTTKFSGEAIFAISDSFGGDNLGDEVDTVFQDRVRLNFITSFTGKDRLRTRLQAGNAVPLLSSAGIPAAERTQEGRFTYDGTNDNANDNNVLIDIFDYKFPLGDKVNVTVFANGALHHYYADTVNPYFEGLAGGNNALSRFAERNPIYRIGPLSAGVGVNLKIAKDLKVDLGYLSNTANNPQSGVFNGNYSALAQVVYGDKFKIGLTYIYGNEDNRLASGLPNANRLLLGGTGTNLANLNRSALATATGLPANTFDRRVSTNSYGIQASYQFSPKFAINGWVGKTDAHLEGVGDADIWNFAVGLALPNLGKKGNLGGLLVGAEPTLRGLNINGNNGNFSRDFAYHIEAFYKYQVTDKISITPGVIWLTSPNQNSSNDDVIIGTVRTTFNF, from the coding sequence ATGCAAAATAATCTCAAATTCTGGTTACTGGGTATCCCAACAATTTTGGCAGCTAACCTATTTGGAATTAACCCCAGTTTTGCCCAAAGCGAACCAGCGTCTGTAGAACCAAATTCAAATAACGTCTTACAAGAAGTAGAAAACTACACTAACCCAGATAATATTGGTCAAGTCACCAACGTTTCTCAATTCAGTGACGTTGAAGCTACAGATTGGGCATATGAAGCCCTCTCGCGGGTAGTAGAAAAATATGGCTGCTTACAAGGTTATCCTGATGGCACCTATCGCGGGAAGCGCGCCTTATCTCGCTATGAATTTGCCGCCGGATTGAATGCTTGTTTACGACAAATAGAAGCTTTAATTGAATCCAAAGGTCAAAATTACGTTCTCAAAGAAGATTTTGATGCTTTACAGCGCTTAGTCGAAGAGTTTCGGACTGAGTTAGCAACTTTAGGTGGTAGAGTCGATAACCTAGAAACTAGAACCACCTTTTTAGAAGAACATCAATTTTCCACTACTACGAAATTTTCTGGTGAAGCTATCTTTGCCATTTCCGATTCCTTTGGTGGAGATAACTTAGGAGATGAAGTTGATACTGTATTTCAAGATCGAGTGCGCCTTAACTTCATTACTAGCTTTACTGGTAAAGATCGTCTTCGCACCCGCTTACAAGCAGGAAATGCAGTTCCTCTGCTAAGTAGTGCTGGAATTCCCGCCGCCGAACGCACTCAAGAAGGTCGCTTTACCTACGATGGAACTAACGATAACGCCAACGACAATAATGTCTTAATCGACATATTTGATTACAAATTCCCTCTGGGCGACAAAGTTAATGTCACCGTCTTTGCTAATGGTGCTTTGCATCACTACTACGCTGATACCGTCAACCCCTACTTTGAAGGATTAGCTGGTGGTAATAACGCTTTATCCCGCTTTGCGGAACGCAACCCCATTTACAGAATTGGTCCTCTCAGCGCTGGAGTTGGAGTTAATTTAAAAATAGCCAAAGACTTGAAGGTTGACCTTGGTTACCTTTCCAATACTGCCAATAATCCACAATCAGGGGTATTTAATGGTAATTATAGTGCATTAGCCCAAGTAGTCTATGGAGATAAATTTAAAATTGGCTTGACTTACATCTATGGAAATGAAGATAACCGGCTAGCAAGTGGTTTACCTAATGCTAACCGCTTGCTTTTGGGAGGAACAGGAACTAACTTAGCTAATCTCAATCGGAGTGCTTTAGCTACCGCTACAGGTTTACCTGCTAATACCTTCGATCGCCGTGTCAGTACCAATTCCTATGGGATTCAAGCATCCTACCAATTCAGCCCCAAATTTGCGATTAATGGCTGGGTAGGAAAAACCGATGCCCATCTAGAAGGAGTGGGAGATGCGGATATCTGGAATTTTGCCGTTGGTTTAGCTTTACCCAATCTGGGTAAAAAAGGTAATTTAGGCGGACTTCTAGTGGGTGCAGAACCAACCTTGAGAGGATTAAATATTAACGGTAATAACGGGAACTTTAGCCGCGATTTTGCCTACCATATCGAAGCTTTCTACAAGTACCAAGTAACCGATAAAATCTCCATTACTCCTGGGGTGATTTGGCTGACTTCTCCAAACCAAAATTCCAGCAACGATGATGTCATCATTGGTACTGTCCGCACGACATTCAATTTCTAG
- a CDS encoding phage holin family protein, whose translation MLGYFLTLLATALSLLVVDIIFPGVDIATFPIAIIAAIAIGLVNTFIRPILSVLSLPLNLLTLGIFSLVVNGICFSLAAFLVPGFSVHGALSFIFGPVILSAVNTGLTKYFAQKSSALTIDKAA comes from the coding sequence ATGTTAGGTTACTTTTTAACATTATTAGCCACCGCCTTAAGTCTTTTAGTGGTAGATATCATCTTTCCTGGAGTGGATATCGCCACATTTCCTATTGCTATTATTGCTGCGATCGCCATTGGTTTAGTCAACACCTTTATCAGACCAATACTGTCAGTCTTATCTCTACCACTGAACTTATTAACTTTAGGAATTTTCTCCTTAGTAGTTAATGGCATTTGTTTTTCATTAGCGGCTTTTCTAGTGCCTGGATTTTCAGTTCATGGCGCTCTATCTTTCATTTTCGGCCCTGTAATCCTTTCTGCTGTCAATACTGGCTTGACTAAATACTTTGCTCAAAAAAGTTCGGCTTTGACAATTGATAAAGCTGCATAA
- a CDS encoding thioredoxin domain-containing protein, whose translation MTNRLAQSQSLYLRKHAENPIDWWSWCDEAIQKARSENKPIFLSIGYSSCHWCTVMEGEAFSDVAIARYMNANFVSIKLDREERPDLDSIYMQALQLMGEGGGWPLNVFLSPDDLVPFYGGTYFPVEPRYGRPGFLQVLQAVHNYYHQETVKISTFKEELRLNLQQAALLSQESRPLLASIELFQQGIEINTSVLTARDSGPCFPMMPYADVALRGVRLGLESRYNCEELATKRGLDLALGGIFDHVAGGFHRYTVDQTWTVPHFEKMLYDNGQITEYLANLWSAGVKEPAIARAISLTFAWLEREMTAPEGYFYAAQDADSFLTPDDIEAEEGAFYAWEYQEVQELLSEAELSALEAEFTLTPPGNFEGNNVLQRLQGGKLSEIVESAIAKLFASRYGQSSLDLPIFTPARNNLEAKSGNWLGRIPPVTDTKMIVAWNSLMISGLARASTAFQNQNYLDAAIKAAQFILNHQQVDVRLYRLNYDGKVDVLAQSEDYALLIKALLDLHQATQQGFWLQQAIAVQSQFDEYLWSIELGGYYNATPEASTNAIVRERSYTDNATPAANGVAASNLVRLALLTEDLEHLERAEQTLRAFLTVMERSPQACPSLFAALDWYRHCTLVRTTEEQWKLLSSQYLPTTAIKLETNLPTGVMGLVCEGLSCQEPAVNQEQLWAQIAQAQNRSTNFSRFAHF comes from the coding sequence ATGACCAATCGCCTCGCCCAATCCCAAAGTTTATACCTGCGGAAACACGCGGAAAACCCGATAGACTGGTGGTCTTGGTGTGATGAAGCCATACAGAAGGCAAGATCTGAAAATAAGCCCATTTTCTTATCAATTGGTTATTCTAGCTGCCACTGGTGTACGGTGATGGAGGGCGAGGCGTTTTCTGATGTGGCGATCGCTCGATATATGAATGCTAATTTCGTCTCTATCAAGCTAGATAGGGAAGAAAGACCCGATTTAGACAGCATTTATATGCAAGCATTGCAGTTAATGGGTGAGGGTGGCGGTTGGCCCTTGAATGTCTTTCTGTCTCCAGATGACCTAGTACCCTTCTACGGCGGAACCTACTTTCCAGTAGAACCGCGATATGGTCGTCCTGGATTTTTGCAGGTTTTGCAAGCTGTCCACAACTATTATCATCAAGAAACCGTCAAAATTAGTACCTTTAAGGAAGAACTGCGATTAAATCTCCAGCAAGCTGCCTTATTATCTCAGGAAAGTAGACCGTTACTAGCTAGTATTGAACTTTTTCAACAAGGGATAGAGATTAATACCAGCGTTCTCACAGCGAGGGATTCTGGTCCTTGTTTCCCAATGATGCCTTACGCAGATGTAGCTTTGCGGGGTGTTAGGTTGGGCTTAGAGTCGCGATATAACTGTGAGGAACTGGCAACCAAACGCGGGTTAGATTTAGCCTTGGGGGGCATTTTTGACCATGTAGCCGGAGGTTTTCATCGATATACTGTCGATCAAACTTGGACTGTGCCCCATTTTGAAAAGATGCTCTATGATAATGGGCAAATTACCGAGTATCTAGCAAATTTATGGAGTGCAGGGGTCAAAGAACCTGCGATCGCCAGGGCAATTTCCCTGACATTTGCCTGGTTAGAGCGCGAAATGACGGCTCCTGAAGGTTATTTCTATGCCGCCCAAGATGCTGATAGTTTCCTGACTCCAGACGATATAGAAGCAGAAGAAGGGGCATTTTATGCCTGGGAGTATCAAGAAGTTCAAGAATTACTCTCAGAAGCCGAACTATCTGCCTTAGAAGCCGAATTTACTCTAACACCCCCAGGCAATTTTGAAGGTAATAACGTTTTGCAGCGCCTTCAGGGTGGAAAATTATCGGAAATAGTGGAAAGTGCGATCGCTAAGTTATTTGCCTCCCGCTACGGTCAATCTAGCCTAGATTTACCTATTTTTACCCCAGCTAGAAATAACCTAGAAGCAAAATCAGGAAATTGGTTAGGGCGAATTCCCCCAGTGACTGATACTAAAATGATTGTGGCTTGGAATAGTTTAATGATTTCGGGATTAGCCAGAGCATCTACAGCTTTCCAGAATCAGAATTATTTAGATGCAGCCATCAAAGCCGCTCAATTCATCTTAAACCATCAACAAGTAGACGTACGCTTATATAGATTAAATTATGACGGTAAAGTTGATGTTTTAGCTCAATCTGAAGATTACGCTTTATTAATTAAGGCTTTATTAGATTTACACCAAGCTACTCAACAGGGATTTTGGTTACAACAGGCTATAGCCGTTCAATCCCAATTTGATGAGTACCTCTGGAGTATTGAACTGGGGGGATATTACAATGCGACTCCAGAAGCGAGTACAAATGCGATCGTTCGAGAACGCAGTTACACAGATAATGCAACTCCGGCGGCTAATGGAGTAGCTGCTAGTAATTTAGTCCGTTTAGCCCTATTAACAGAAGATTTAGAGCATTTAGAGCGAGCGGAGCAAACCTTACGAGCTTTTTTAACCGTGATGGAGCGATCGCCACAAGCTTGTCCGAGTTTATTTGCGGCTTTAGACTGGTATCGTCACTGCACTTTAGTTCGGACTACTGAGGAACAATGGAAGTTACTCTCATCTCAATATCTACCCACTACCGCCATTAAATTAGAAACCAATCTTCCCACTGGAGTGATGGGATTAGTCTGTGAAGGATTGAGTTGTCAAGAACCTGCTGTCAACCAAGAGCAATTATGGGCGCAAATCGCCCAAGCTCAAAATCGCTCCACTAACTTCTCACGGTTCGCTCATTTTTGA
- a CDS encoding YqaE/Pmp3 family membrane protein, which produces MKLLRLILAIALPPVAVFLTFGISSTLLINILLTLLGWLPGSIHALWVISKYEERLEQID; this is translated from the coding sequence ATGAAACTACTTAGATTAATTTTAGCGATCGCCCTACCTCCCGTAGCCGTTTTTTTGACTTTTGGCATCAGTTCTACCCTATTAATTAACATTTTGCTAACCCTGTTAGGCTGGCTTCCTGGTAGCATCCATGCTTTGTGGGTGATTTCTAAATACGAAGAGAGACTCGAACAAATCGACTGA